The Pseudalkalibacillus hwajinpoensis nucleotide sequence TAATATTGAAATGCTACAAAACAGTACTGAAGATATTACAGGCATTCCTACAGGATTTTCTGAGCTTGATCGAATGACCGCAGGCTTTCAACGAAATGACTTGATCATTGTTGCAGCAAGACCTTCTGTAGGTAAGACAGCTTTTGCTCTTAACATTGCTCAAAATGTCGCTACGAAGACGGATGAAAATGTTGCGATCTTTAGTCTTGAGATGGGTGCTGAACAGCTTGTCATGCGTATGCTCTGTGCTGAAGGGAATATTGATGCACAACGTCTTCGAACAGGTGGACTGACAGGAGATGACTGGCAGAAGCTGACGATGGCTATGGGTAGTCTTTCAAATGCCGGTATTTATATTGATGATACTCCTGGTATTCGAGTTGGTGATATTCGTGCTAAATGTCGACGCTTGAAGCAGGAGAAGGGCCTTGGCATGATTCTAATTGATTATATGCAGCTTATTCGTGGTAATGGATCTGGGGAGAACAGACAACAAGAAGTTTCCGAAATATCGAGGTCCTTAAAAGGCATTGCACGTGAACTTGAAGTACCTCTCATTTCACTATCACAGCTCTCTCGTGGAGTTGAGTCGAGACAGGATAAAAGACCAATGATGTCTGATATACGTGAATCTGGAAGTATTGAGCAGGATGCTGATATTGTCGCGTTCTTATACCGAGATGATTATTATGATAAGGAATCGGAAAATAAAAACATCATTGAAATTATTATTGCAAAGCAGCGAAATGGTCCAGTTGGAACAGTAGAGCTTGCATTTGTGAAAGAATACAATAAATTCGTTAACCTGGAAAGGCGTCATGATGAAGGTGACATGCCACCAGGTGCCTAAAAAAGCCTCTTTTATGAGGCTTTTTTATTATAGTTCACAAAAATGAGCATAATAAAAGCACTACATTTGTCTTATTTTTATTCGAAAGGAATAACTAAATAACGAACATAATTATATTTATTTATATAATTGTTCGGGTTTGTTGACTTACAATCATCAAATTGGTACACTTACCCTGGGTTTTTTAAAAAAAGAAGTATGCTTCTTGATGAATTAATCGTAGGAAGCATCTGGAGGTGCTCAAATGCCATCAGTAGTTGTGGTAGGAACACAGTGGGGCGATGAAGGTAAAGGAAAGATTACGGATTACCTCTCGGAAAATGCAGAAGTTGTCGCTCGTTATCAGGGTGGAAACAATGCAGGACATACAATTGTATTTAATGATACGAAGTACAAACTTCACTTGATTCCATCAGGAATTTTTTATGACGATAAAATTTGTGTCATCGGAAACGGAATGGTTGTTGATCCAAAAGCTGTTCTTGAAGAACTTGCCTATTTACATGAACGCAATATTAATACAGATAACCTGCGCATTAGCAATCGCGCACATGTTATTCTTCCTTATCACTTGAAGCTTGATGTCGTGGAAGAAGAGTACAAAGGCGAAAATAAAATTGGCACAACGAAAAAAGGAATTGGCCCAGCATATATGGACAAAGCTGCAAGAGTGGGAATCCGTATTTGTGATCTTCTTGACAGAGAAGTATTTGAAGAGAAGCTGGAGCGTAACCTAACTGATAAAAATCGTCTTCTAGAGAAAATGTATGAAGTTGAAGGCTTTAAAAAAGAAGATATTCTTGAAGAATACTACGAATACGGCCAAAAGATTGCAAAGTATGTTGTAGATACTTCAGTGGTCCTTAATGATGCCATTGATGAAGGGCGTCGTGTTCTATTTGAAGGTGCACAAGGTGTCATGCTTGATATCGATCAGGGTACATACCCATTTGTAACGTCTTCAAATCCAATTGCTGGTGGGGTTACAATTGGTTCAGGTGTAGGACCTAGTAAAATTAATCATGTTGTTGGTGTTTCGAAGGCTTATACGACACGAGTAGGTGACGGCCCGTTCCCTACTGAGCTTCATGATGAAGTAGGCGACCAAATTCGTGAAGTAGGAAATGAATATGGTACAACGACTGGCAGACCGCGCAGAGTTGGCTGGTTCGACAGCGTTGTAGTACGACATGCACGCCGCGTAAGCGGAATTACCGATCTTTCTCTAAATTCCATTGATGTACTGACTGGCATCGAAACGCTTAAAATTTGTACAGCATATAAGTACAAAGGTGAAGTTATTGAAGAGTTCCCAGCAAGCCTTAAGGTTCTTGCTGAATGTGAACCTGTTTATGAAGAAATGCCTGGTTGGACAGAAGATATTACTGGTGTGAAAAACCTAGGTGATTTACCACCTAACGCACGTCACTATATTGAGCGTGTTTCACAATTGACAGGTATTCCATTATCAATCTTCTCAGTAGGTCCAGACCGTAATCAAACAAATATGATTCGTGGCGTTTTTGCTTAATTGATCGAGCTGGCAGCTGAGACTGCCAGCTTTTTTTAGAACATTAGAAGTTGGAAAATTCTGCAGAAAAACGATTTTTGTGGTAAACTTGGACTATCAAAATTGTTAAACTTTGATGAGGTGTTCGCATGAGTCGGAATAAAAGACAGGTCTTTCGTCAGCAGCTTGACGTTCCTTTTGCTGCAAGGATGAGAATTATTGAAAAGAACACACCTGTCGCTACGGATTTTAACCATAAAATTTATATTCATGATATCGGACTCGAAGGTATTGGTTTTTCTGTAGATTTTGAAGCGCCAATGCATACGAATATGGAGTTTTCGATTAAGTTAAATGATGAACCATTTCGCATTACAGGTGAAGTGGTGTGGGGGAAGCCAAACGACCCTAATGATCCAAACACAAGAGCAAGCCACTTTTTTGGTGTGAAGTTTCATCTCAAAACGGATAAGGAATCCTCACTCATTTTTCAAGAGGTCAATCGTTTCGCCATTAAACGTCATCGTCGGAAACAAGAAATTCGTGAAATGATGAAAGAGCGATTAAATAAACAGGCAAAGGGGTAAATTAAGACAGGGTTAACTTACTCCATGGCTGTTTTTTTATTTTCTTTTCAAGATCTCTTGCTTTTTATGAAATCCAATGATATGATAAATCTTGTCGTCGTTACAAGATACTTATGACGAGCCATTAGCTCAGTTGGTAGAGCATCTGACTTTTAATCAGAGGGTCGAAGGTTCGAGTCCTTCATGGCTCACCATTTTCTTTAGATGAAAATGATACATATCGTCGCGGGGTGGAGCAGTTCGGTAGCTCGTTGGGCTCATAACCCAAAGGTCGCAGGTTCAAATCCTGCCCCCGCAACCAAAAATTTAACTGCGTCGATTAATCTTCCTTGTTAAATTTTTATCGGAGTCCCTTCAGGGGCAACCTAAACGCATAACTTGGTATGATTTCTCTCAAACGTAAGTGAACAATATTTGAATGGTCTCGTGGTGTAGCGGTTAACATGCCTGCCTGTCACGCAGGAGATCGCGGGTTCGATTCCCGTCGAGACCGCCATTTAATCTATTAAATGGAATTAGTAATATGGCTCTGTAGCTCAGTCGGTAGAGCAACGAGCAAAGCTTCATCGAATTTCCGACGAGTTGTCCCGACACAGCTAGCTTCAAAGCAAGGCTTGTAGAGGAAGGGACAGAGGTTTTACACAGCATAAGCTGATGGACAGTATATCTTATATGGCTCTGTAGCTCAGTCGGTAGAGCAGTGGACTGAAAATCCACGTGTCGGCGGTTCGATTCCGTCCGGAGCCACCATTATTTTTCAATTAACAACGTACATATATCGCATATCTCTCATTGAGGGGTATGCGTTTTTTTGTTGTTGATTTTTAAAAGCGAACTATTTCCTGCAGTCGTGATCCTTATTTAAAGTGTAAGGTAATCGATGAAGAACCTTCCAGTTTTCTGGTATGAGTTGCCACGATCGTGACGAAATGACTACATTTTTATTACAAGTTGAGTATTTGTACCCATGTGACTTCCTGTATATGATAAAGTGCGAAACGTGAGTAAAAAAGATAGTTTTAGCTATAGCAGGGGGAAGTCGCATGAAAAAAATAAATGTACGTCGTTTTATACAACTTTCAGTCATTGTAACGAGTGTTAGTACACTTTTTTGGATAGAACCAGTTGGTGCATCAGTTTATAATCTCATGAAGCCTGTTTATCACGTTTATATAGATGGAGAAAACGTAGGCACTGTAGATAGTCGAGCGGTATTGAACGAAAATATAAAGGAATTAAAAAACGAACAAGAGGCAAATGGTGTGAAGTTATCAGTTGAGAATGACGTGGAGGTTGTGACGGAACGCTTATTTAAACCTTCAGTTGACAATAAGGAAGCACTCGAGCAATTAGATGAAGAAATTACGTTTACTGGTGAAGGGTATACCCTCTCTTTTGATGGAGAGCAGGTAGGGAGCTTCGTAAGTGAGGAACAAGCAAAAGATGCTCTATGGGAGTACGCTAAGTCCTTACTTACTGATGATAAAGTGAAGGAAATTGAGAGAACAAGTCTGAATGTATTCGAATCAAGTGATAAGCCTCATCCGATCGATGCTGTTGAGCTCTCACAACCATTTACAGTTGAAAAGAATGAAGTGAACCCAGAGGATATTTTAACGGAGGAGGAAGGAGTGTCCCTCCTTAAATCAGGTTTTGAAGAAGAGGTAACATATAAAGTTACAGAAAACCAATCTCTTAAACAAGTAGCTAAAAAGTTTAAGATGGATGTTAAAGAATTAATGGAGAAAAATAACCTTTCTAGTGAGGATGAGATAAAGAAGGGTGATCAATTAAACGTTCTTGAGAAGAATAAATTTGTAAACGTGATGGAAACGGTAGAAATTGAAAAAACAAAAGAAATTCCATATCAAGTTACTAAAAAGAAAAGTGATTCTCTCTTAAAGGGTGAGAAGAAAGTAACGCAAGATGGAGAAAAGGGTAAGAAGACTGTTACTTATAAAGTAAAACGTGAAAATGGAAAAGCCGTTGAAAAGAAAGTTGTGAAAGAAGACGTTTCTAAGGAACCTGTAGATGAGGTAATTAAAATTGGAACAAAGGTAATTCCATCAAAAGGAACTGGTTCATTTGCATGGCCTGCTGTAGGAGGAACAATTACAAGTAAGCAGGGCGATCGCTGGGGATCTTACCATAAAGGAATCGATATTGCGGGGGTATCGGATAAAACAATCCGTACAGTGGATAATGGAAAGGTTACAGCTGCAGGTACGCGAAGTGGTTATGGGAACCAGGTTACTGTTAATCACAATAACGGTTTAAAAACAACTTATTCTCACCTGGCGTCCATTTCTGTCTCAGTTGGCGATACGGTTCAGAAAGGTGACAAAATTGGAGTTATGGGTACTACAGGAGATTCAACAGGTATTCATCTTCATTTTGAAGTATATAAAAACGGTGATCTTGAAAATCCAATGAATTACGTGAAAAAATAACCTTCAGTGAAAACTGAAGGTTTCTTTTATGGCTTCCTGGCGAAAGATGTGTTTGAATGGCGAATGCATTAGTAGGACTTCATAAAGCCATTAGGTAACGGTGTTATAAGACGAAAGAGAAAGGACGTAGCGTTTCTCTTATAGAAGTTAAGGGAAGAGCGGTAGGGAATCGTAATAAAACCTACATAATATGATAAAATAGACAAAAGTATGCATGTTTCATATCAACGGTAAATTGATATTGTCATATCAAAGAAGGAGCGTTCATAATGGACAAGAAAATTCTTGTTGTAGATGATGAAAAACCAATTGCAGATATTCTGCAATTTAATCTTGAGAAGGAAGGCTTTACGGTGGTTTGTGCTTACGATGGAGACGAGGCCATTGCTAAAGTTGAGGAAGAGAATCCGGATATGATTCTTCTTGATATCATGTTACCTCAACGTGACGGAATGGAAGTTTGTCGTGAAGTTCGTAAAAAATATGAAATGCCAATTATTATGCTAACGGCAAAGGATTCTGAAATTGATAAAGTGCTAGGTCTTGAGCTTGGTGCTGATGATTATGTGACAAAGCCTTTCAGTACACGTGAGCTTATTGCGCGTGTAAAAGCCAATTTGCGCCGTCGTCAGCAGGAGCCTGAGAAAGAATCTTCACCGAACTCGCTTATTAAAGTGGGTGCGCTAACGATTCATCCAGATGCTTATCTTGTTACGAAGCGTGAAGAATCAATTGAGTTAACACATAGAGAATTTGAATTGCTACATTATTTATCAAAACATATAGGTCAAGTTATGACCCGAGAGCATTTGTTACAAACTGTTTGGGGATATGATTATTTTGGCGATGTTAGAACAGTAGATGTAACAGTACGTCGATTACGCGAGAAAGTCGAAGATAATCCAAGCCATCCGACATGGATTATTACAAGACGTGGCGTTGGCTACTATATGCGTGAACCGGAACAGGAGCAGTAAACTTTAGATGGGAAAGGTCGGTTTTTTTAAATCCATTCATTTTAAGTTTGCGATTGTTTATGTCCTTCTTATTCTTGTTGCCATCCAGTTTATCTCTGTTTATTTTAACGACAAGTTAGAAGAGCAGTTTCAGAGTAACTACGCTAGTTCCATTCGCGATCGTGCTGAGCTTCTAGCTGATAATGTCTCTGATCAGGTGAACAGTAAGAGCGATGAAGAAGATGATACGATTAATAACTTGATTAGAAATTTTAGCCAAAATGAAATTCGTCAAATTCTAGTAGTTGATTCATTAGGTCAAGTAGTCGGTACGCTTAATGATGATGGTCTAGAAGGAACACGTGCAACGAATGATTTCGTGGATAGTGCATTAAATGGTGTAGCTGAACAAGAAATCCTTCTTGATAGTGAAGGAGAGCGGTTTTTAGCTTATGGCTATCCTATTAAAGGTGAAACAAACACTACTGTTGGAGCGGTTTACATTCAGGCAAATATGAATCAGGTATTTGAACAAGCAGATGAAGTGAATAGTTTATTGGCTCAATCTGCCTTGATTGCCCTGGTACTGACAGGCCTACTTGGTATTATTATCTCTCGTACGATAACAAGGCCAATTTCGGATATGAGAAAACAAGCACTTGTGATGGCCAGAGGCGATTTCACTCGAAAAGTGAAGGTGTATGGAGAAGATGAGATTGGACAGCTTGCGCTTGCCTTTAATGATTTAACAAGAAGGCTTCAAGAAGCTAATGCCATTACAGAAGGTGAGCGACGTAAACTTACATCTGTGCTTGCTTATATGACGGATGGTGTTATTGCTACAGACCGAGAAGGTATGATCATTCTAATGAACGATCGTGCTGAGGAAATGATGAACGTTTCACGTGAAACGGTTCTTGGAACATCACTAAACAAAATTCTTCAGTTCGCTGAAGAGAAGACGTGGGATGATGTTTACAATGGTCCTGACTCAATGATTCTAGATTTAAGTGATGATCAACAAACGTTTATTATTCGAGTTAACTTTTCTATTATCCATAAAGAAGACGGTCCAATTAATGGGTTGATTGCTGTCCTTCATGATATTACCGAGCAAGAACAGCTTGAACAGGAACGACGTGAATTTGTAGTGAATGTGTCACATGAGTTACGTACGCCTCTTACAACGATGAGAAGTTACCTTGAGGCGCTTCAGGAGGGAGCATTACAGGATCCTGAAATTGCTCCGCGCTTCTTAAGCGTCACGCAAAATGAAACAGAGCGTATGATCAGGTTAGTTAATGATCTATTACAGCTTTCTAAAATGGATAAGAAAGAGTATCATCTTGAGTTTACGGAAGTCGATTTCGTTGAGATGTTTGATCATGTGCTTGATCGCTTTGAGATGTCGAAGCGAGAGAATATTGAAATTGTAAGGCAGCTTCCGCGTTTAGCGATTTACACAAAAGTGGATAAGGACAAAATGACACAGGTGCTTGATAACATTATTTCTAATGCGATTAAGTACTCCCCGGATGGAGGTACTATCACAGCAAGATGCTGGACGATTGGGAAGAAGATCCGAATCAGCATTAGTGATGAAGGTGTTGGCATACCCAAAAATAATCTTTCGAAGATCTTTGATCGGTTCTATCGTGTAGATAAAGCTCGCTCACGGCAGCTTGGAGGAACTGGACTTGGTTTGGCTATTGCCAAGGAAATGATCCATGCCCATCATGGGGATATCTGGGCAGAGAGTAAGTGGGGACATGGAACAACGATCTACTTTACTCTCCCTTATAAGCGAATAAGGGAGGTCGAAGACAAGTGAGAATGACGAAGAAACAATTTGAGAACTTTAAAACCGTTTTACTAAATGTTCTCGTTTTAACTAGCTTGTTTCTAACGTGGCAGATTTGGACATTCGAACCTGAGTACGAAAAGGAAGCTGCTCCTACAGAAGCAAGTCCTGTTGGTATTAAGGAAGTAAGTATCAATGAAGTTGTAAAACCAAATCAGCTCGTTTATCACATTGATAATCAACATTTTACTTCCTTTTATTCCAATACCATTGATTCTTTTTACAATGAATTTATCTCCGGAATGAAAATCAAGTCCTTTACGATGGAGAATGATATGAAAAGTATACGGGAGACCGGCAATAGCGTAGAGCTTATTTTTCCAACATTGCTTTCAAATGACGTTTTGAAGAAACTAGTGAGCATTTCGAAAGACGATATTCCTTTGTCGACATTCGATCGCATTATCATTCCGTCTATTGCATCAGGTAAAAACAATGAAATCATTTTCCTCAATACATCCAATGGTGATGGAATGCGAGCTACGGTTGAAGCTTCGAATGATATAAAAGAATGGTATTCAAACGTCTTCTCTTCTTTTGAGGTTAATAGTAGTGAAGCTGAAGAAAATAAGATCTTTCGTGCCAAATCGTTTCAAGTTTCTGACGAGCTACCGACTTTTTATATTCCGATACAAGGTCCTTCTTTAGCGGCGTTCGGAGGAAGTTCCGATGAGCTAGCAAATGAAGAAGATTTTAAAGAAGCGCTTTTTCCTGAACAAGATCGTGTTGAGAAGAACTCATTCAACAATATTTCTGATCTTTATACTGACGGTAGCCGAGACTTAACGTTTAGTCATGAAAATGAATTTATGGTGTTTAAGAATCCACCTTCTACAACAAGTCGGTATGTATCGAATGAATCTCCTATTCTGGATGCCTATGGATTTATCAATAAGCATTTTGGTTTTCGTATCACCGATTACGATGATGATGAATATGTGCTGAACGAATGGATCAGATCTTCTGATAACAATACAGATCAAATTACCTTCCGACTAT carries:
- the walK gene encoding cell wall metabolism sensor histidine kinase WalK; its protein translation is MGKVGFFKSIHFKFAIVYVLLILVAIQFISVYFNDKLEEQFQSNYASSIRDRAELLADNVSDQVNSKSDEEDDTINNLIRNFSQNEIRQILVVDSLGQVVGTLNDDGLEGTRATNDFVDSALNGVAEQEILLDSEGERFLAYGYPIKGETNTTVGAVYIQANMNQVFEQADEVNSLLAQSALIALVLTGLLGIIISRTITRPISDMRKQALVMARGDFTRKVKVYGEDEIGQLALAFNDLTRRLQEANAITEGERRKLTSVLAYMTDGVIATDREGMIILMNDRAEEMMNVSRETVLGTSLNKILQFAEEKTWDDVYNGPDSMILDLSDDQQTFIIRVNFSIIHKEDGPINGLIAVLHDITEQEQLEQERREFVVNVSHELRTPLTTMRSYLEALQEGALQDPEIAPRFLSVTQNETERMIRLVNDLLQLSKMDKKEYHLEFTEVDFVEMFDHVLDRFEMSKRENIEIVRQLPRLAIYTKVDKDKMTQVLDNIISNAIKYSPDGGTITARCWTIGKKIRISISDEGVGIPKNNLSKIFDRFYRVDKARSRQLGGTGLGLAIAKEMIHAHHGDIWAESKWGHGTTIYFTLPYKRIREVEDK
- a CDS encoding YycH family regulatory protein, translated to MTKKQFENFKTVLLNVLVLTSLFLTWQIWTFEPEYEKEAAPTEASPVGIKEVSINEVVKPNQLVYHIDNQHFTSFYSNTIDSFYNEFISGMKIKSFTMENDMKSIRETGNSVELIFPTLLSNDVLKKLVSISKDDIPLSTFDRIIIPSIASGKNNEIIFLNTSNGDGMRATVEASNDIKEWYSNVFSSFEVNSSEAEENKIFRAKSFQVSDELPTFYIPIQGPSLAAFGGSSDELANEEDFKEALFPEQDRVEKNSFNNISDLYTDGSRDLTFSHENEFMVFKNPPSTTSRYVSNESPILDAYGFINKHFGFRITDYDDDEYVLNEWIRSSDNNTDQITFRLYTGGYPVYSSSTEDLDEIDVTLENDDVSTYKRMLKVIQYAREIGDRKLPSYEEVLSLLDEGSFKKTEIQNITMGFTIDRSAEQNYEFTLIPQWYVKLNNSWTPLQSISNEQGGESVGLE
- the dnaB gene encoding replicative DNA helicase, giving the protein MSDLFADRTPPQNIEAEQAVIGAVFLEIDALTTATEVLQPEDFYRAAHQKIFSVMIDLSEKGEPVDLVTVTSELQDLKILEEIGGVSYLSDLANSVPTAANVEYYSKIVEEKSILRRLIRAATDIASDGYAKENEIENLLSEAEKSIMEVSQRKNTGAFISIKDVLVTAYDNIEMLQNSTEDITGIPTGFSELDRMTAGFQRNDLIIVAARPSVGKTAFALNIAQNVATKTDENVAIFSLEMGAEQLVMRMLCAEGNIDAQRLRTGGLTGDDWQKLTMAMGSLSNAGIYIDDTPGIRVGDIRAKCRRLKQEKGLGMILIDYMQLIRGNGSGENRQQEVSEISRSLKGIARELEVPLISLSQLSRGVESRQDKRPMMSDIRESGSIEQDADIVAFLYRDDYYDKESENKNIIEIIIAKQRNGPVGTVELAFVKEYNKFVNLERRHDEGDMPPGA
- a CDS encoding adenylosuccinate synthase, translated to MPSVVVVGTQWGDEGKGKITDYLSENAEVVARYQGGNNAGHTIVFNDTKYKLHLIPSGIFYDDKICVIGNGMVVDPKAVLEELAYLHERNINTDNLRISNRAHVILPYHLKLDVVEEEYKGENKIGTTKKGIGPAYMDKAARVGIRICDLLDREVFEEKLERNLTDKNRLLEKMYEVEGFKKEDILEEYYEYGQKIAKYVVDTSVVLNDAIDEGRRVLFEGAQGVMLDIDQGTYPFVTSSNPIAGGVTIGSGVGPSKINHVVGVSKAYTTRVGDGPFPTELHDEVGDQIREVGNEYGTTTGRPRRVGWFDSVVVRHARRVSGITDLSLNSIDVLTGIETLKICTAYKYKGEVIEEFPASLKVLAECEPVYEEMPGWTEDITGVKNLGDLPPNARHYIERVSQLTGIPLSIFSVGPDRNQTNMIRGVFA
- a CDS encoding peptidoglycan DD-metalloendopeptidase family protein; the protein is MKKINVRRFIQLSVIVTSVSTLFWIEPVGASVYNLMKPVYHVYIDGENVGTVDSRAVLNENIKELKNEQEANGVKLSVENDVEVVTERLFKPSVDNKEALEQLDEEITFTGEGYTLSFDGEQVGSFVSEEQAKDALWEYAKSLLTDDKVKEIERTSLNVFESSDKPHPIDAVELSQPFTVEKNEVNPEDILTEEEGVSLLKSGFEEEVTYKVTENQSLKQVAKKFKMDVKELMEKNNLSSEDEIKKGDQLNVLEKNKFVNVMETVEIEKTKEIPYQVTKKKSDSLLKGEKKVTQDGEKGKKTVTYKVKRENGKAVEKKVVKEDVSKEPVDEVIKIGTKVIPSKGTGSFAWPAVGGTITSKQGDRWGSYHKGIDIAGVSDKTIRTVDNGKVTAAGTRSGYGNQVTVNHNNGLKTTYSHLASISVSVGDTVQKGDKIGVMGTTGDSTGIHLHFEVYKNGDLENPMNYVKK
- the yycF gene encoding response regulator YycF, whose product is MDKKILVVDDEKPIADILQFNLEKEGFTVVCAYDGDEAIAKVEEENPDMILLDIMLPQRDGMEVCREVRKKYEMPIIMLTAKDSEIDKVLGLELGADDYVTKPFSTRELIARVKANLRRRQQEPEKESSPNSLIKVGALTIHPDAYLVTKREESIELTHREFELLHYLSKHIGQVMTREHLLQTVWGYDYFGDVRTVDVTVRRLREKVEDNPSHPTWIITRRGVGYYMREPEQEQ
- a CDS encoding PilZ domain-containing protein → MSRNKRQVFRQQLDVPFAARMRIIEKNTPVATDFNHKIYIHDIGLEGIGFSVDFEAPMHTNMEFSIKLNDEPFRITGEVVWGKPNDPNDPNTRASHFFGVKFHLKTDKESSLIFQEVNRFAIKRHRRKQEIREMMKERLNKQAKG